One region of Verrucomicrobiia bacterium genomic DNA includes:
- the ligA gene encoding NAD-dependent DNA ligase LigA, with protein MSMDWPTAQQRHAQLCAEIRRHDHLYYVVGRPEISDAEYDRLYRELLELEKQYPALVTPDSPSQRVGGQPVEAFPPWRHAVPMLSLDNTYSQGEVVEFVQRVQRLLPGEPLAWVVEPKVDGLAVSLRYEQGVLTVGATRGDGTTGDDITANLKTIRSVPLRLHAPPAARATQGDLFSPPPPAALPAVLEVRGEVFMPRAGFERLNAERRAAGEEEFANPRNAAAGSLKQLDPRIVARRPLDMVFYGVGQVAGVLLPPTHDELLQWLKRLGFKTPERTWLCHSVEELLAALEELDRFRKTLPYDTDGAVIKLNALAQRERCGATAKAPRWAIAYKYAPEQAETRLRAITIQVGRTGALTPVAELEPVLLSGSTVSRATLHNEEEIRRKDIRVGDRVIIEKAGEVIPAVVRAVVEKRTGAEQVFVFPRHCPECGTAVTRSTEAGVDYVVWRCPNPDCPAQIRGRIEHWCSRGAMDIEGGGEVLVAQLVKSGLVHDVADLYRLTVDELCQLERMGEKSAGNFLEGIEASKKRDLWRVLFGLGILHVGASVAKSLCRTFPTLDDILNAGVDQLQQAEDVGEIIAQSIVQWAGDPRNRRLVERLRAAGLHLHNSLYQAGAAAGPLAGKTLVLTGTLPHLTREQATAKIEAAGGRVASSVSKKTAYVVAGAEAGSKLDKARKLGVPVIDEAELLRLCG; from the coding sequence ATGAGCATGGACTGGCCAACCGCCCAGCAACGGCATGCGCAGCTTTGCGCGGAAATCCGGCGGCACGACCACCTGTATTATGTCGTCGGCCGGCCGGAGATTTCCGATGCGGAATATGACCGGCTCTACCGCGAGCTGCTTGAACTGGAGAAGCAATACCCCGCGCTTGTCACCCCCGACTCCCCCAGCCAGCGCGTGGGCGGGCAGCCGGTGGAGGCCTTTCCGCCGTGGCGTCACGCCGTGCCGATGCTCAGCCTGGACAACACCTACTCGCAGGGCGAGGTGGTGGAATTTGTGCAGCGGGTGCAACGCCTGCTGCCCGGCGAGCCGCTGGCCTGGGTGGTGGAGCCGAAAGTGGACGGCCTGGCCGTGAGCCTCCGCTATGAGCAGGGGGTGCTTACCGTGGGCGCCACCCGCGGCGACGGGACGACCGGCGACGACATCACGGCCAACTTGAAAACCATCCGCAGCGTGCCGTTGCGGCTGCACGCCCCGCCTGCCGCCCGCGCGACGCAGGGGGATTTGTTCAGTCCGCCGCCGCCGGCGGCCCTGCCGGCGGTGCTGGAAGTCCGCGGCGAGGTGTTCATGCCGCGGGCCGGTTTTGAGCGGCTCAATGCCGAGCGCCGCGCCGCTGGCGAGGAGGAATTTGCCAACCCGCGCAACGCCGCCGCCGGATCGCTCAAGCAACTGGACCCGCGCATTGTGGCGCGGCGTCCGCTGGACATGGTGTTTTACGGCGTGGGCCAGGTGGCGGGCGTCCTTCTGCCGCCGACGCATGATGAACTGTTGCAGTGGCTCAAACGCCTGGGCTTCAAAACCCCGGAGCGCACCTGGCTGTGCCATTCCGTGGAGGAATTGCTGGCGGCGCTGGAGGAGCTGGATCGTTTCCGCAAAACCCTGCCCTATGACACGGACGGCGCCGTGATCAAATTGAACGCGCTGGCACAGCGCGAGCGCTGCGGCGCCACGGCCAAGGCGCCGCGCTGGGCCATTGCGTATAAATACGCGCCCGAACAGGCGGAGACGCGCCTCCGGGCCATCACCATTCAGGTGGGCCGCACCGGCGCGCTCACGCCGGTGGCCGAGCTGGAGCCGGTGTTGCTCTCCGGCAGCACCGTGAGCCGCGCCACCCTGCACAACGAGGAGGAAATCCGCCGCAAGGACATCCGCGTGGGGGACCGGGTCATCATCGAAAAAGCGGGCGAAGTCATCCCCGCCGTGGTGCGGGCGGTGGTGGAAAAACGCACCGGGGCCGAGCAGGTGTTTGTGTTTCCCAGGCATTGCCCCGAGTGCGGCACCGCTGTGACCCGCAGCACGGAAGCCGGTGTGGATTATGTGGTGTGGCGCTGTCCCAACCCGGACTGCCCGGCGCAAATCCGCGGCCGCATCGAGCACTGGTGCAGCCGCGGCGCCATGGACATCGAGGGGGGCGGCGAGGTGCTCGTGGCACAACTGGTCAAATCCGGCCTGGTGCACGATGTGGCCGACTTGTACCGCCTCACGGTGGACGAGTTGTGCCAACTGGAGCGGATGGGCGAGAAATCCGCCGGCAATTTTCTGGAGGGAATCGAGGCGAGCAAAAAGCGCGATTTGTGGCGCGTGCTCTTCGGGCTGGGCATCCTGCATGTGGGCGCCAGTGTGGCCAAATCCCTGTGCCGCACCTTTCCCACCCTGGATGACATCCTCAACGCGGGCGTGGACCAGTTGCAGCAGGCGGAGGATGTGGGCGAGATTATCGCCCAAAGCATCGTGCAGTGGGCCGGGGATCCCCGCAACCGGCGGCTGGTGGAGCGGCTGCGCGCCGCCGGCCTCCATTTGCACAACAGCCTGTATCAGGCAGGCGCGGCGGCGGGGCCGCTCGCCGGCAAGACCCTCGTGCTCACCGGCACGCTGCCTCACTTAACCCGCGAGCAGGCCACGGCCAAAATTGAAGCCGCCGGGGGGCGGGTCGCCTCCAGTGTCAGCAAGAAAACCGCTTACGTCGTGGCCGGCGCCGAGGCCGGCTCCAAGCTGGACAAGGCCCGCAAACTGGGGGTGCCGGTGATTGACGAGGCAGAGCTGTTGCGCTTGTGCGGTTAA
- a CDS encoding SLBB domain-containing protein, whose translation MKATTLSLVGALAFAGWVGSSAVFGQDTEKIEKFRRELEERNRAETVMRNLAGRQGEAQRTVERLQRKKADLTRDMNYYKSRLERATKDADMISKMTPVDKELLDSVKKDVEYYQGRYRVVEDELTKTEAELAAAVKALQESYQASLKEKILLPGQVVQLFVLEDETFNGLYQVREGGYLVLPRVGRVSVIGKDFDGAAAAIKAELEKTQLRNATVMLEISSGIYGEEESDVIYLAGEFRTTGPLRTPKGIQPTLVTTILRAGGLTPSADLTRVKLLRLEGGNALVEEVNVQAILDGNGLQSDLALAPGDVIVVPAFAPVIYVTGNVRSPGVLRLSPDEELTAYAAILRCGGFSRFAKLSGVYVLRDRGAGEKVKIPVNIKQLQAGQRADVILQGKDIVVVPEKFFSF comes from the coding sequence ATGAAAGCTACCACGTTATCCCTTGTTGGCGCGCTGGCGTTTGCCGGTTGGGTGGGCTCGTCGGCGGTGTTCGGCCAGGACACCGAAAAAATTGAAAAGTTCCGCCGTGAACTGGAGGAGCGCAACCGGGCGGAAACGGTGATGCGCAACCTGGCGGGCCGCCAGGGCGAAGCCCAGCGGACGGTGGAGCGGCTCCAGCGCAAGAAGGCCGATTTGACCCGCGACATGAATTACTACAAGTCGCGGCTGGAGCGGGCCACCAAGGACGCGGACATGATTTCCAAGATGACCCCGGTGGACAAGGAGCTGCTCGACAGCGTGAAGAAGGATGTCGAGTACTACCAGGGGCGCTACCGCGTGGTGGAAGATGAATTGACCAAGACCGAGGCCGAGCTGGCCGCGGCGGTGAAGGCGCTGCAGGAAAGCTACCAGGCCTCGTTGAAGGAGAAGATACTGCTGCCCGGCCAGGTGGTGCAGTTGTTCGTGCTGGAGGACGAGACGTTCAACGGCCTTTACCAGGTGCGGGAGGGCGGCTATCTGGTGCTGCCGCGGGTGGGCCGGGTTTCCGTGATTGGCAAGGATTTCGACGGCGCCGCCGCCGCCATCAAGGCCGAGCTGGAAAAGACCCAGTTGCGCAACGCCACGGTGATGCTGGAAATCTCGTCCGGCATTTATGGCGAGGAGGAATCGGATGTGATTTATCTGGCCGGGGAGTTCCGCACCACCGGCCCGCTGCGCACGCCCAAGGGCATCCAGCCCACGCTGGTGACCACCATTCTGCGTGCCGGCGGCCTGACGCCCTCGGCGGATCTCACCCGCGTGAAGCTGCTCCGGCTGGAAGGCGGCAACGCGCTGGTGGAAGAGGTGAATGTGCAGGCCATCCTGGACGGCAACGGGCTGCAATCGGATCTGGCCCTGGCGCCGGGCGATGTGATTGTGGTGCCCGCCTTTGCGCCGGTGATTTACGTCACGGGCAATGTGCGCAGCCCGGGCGTGCTGCGGCTCAGCCCGGATGAAGAGCTGACCGCCTACGCCGCCATCCTGCGGTGCGGTGGTTTCTCGCGCTTTGCCAAGCTCTCCGGCGTGTATGTGTTGCGGGACCGCGGCGCCGGTGAAAAGGTCAAAATCCCGGTGAACATCAAGCAACTGCAGGCCGGCCAGCGCGCCGATGTCATCCTGCAGGGCAAGGATATCGTGGTGGTGCCGGAGAAATTCTTCAGCTTCTAG
- a CDS encoding DUF2779 domain-containing protein encodes MTLFNENHFVAASRCPRAVYLLTHAAPATSFAVMDPDEHRRVLRLAAPLMPGPVVTIQGEPEDRLHQTRQGLKAHQAMLGATLAHEGWMAEVDYLGPHPRGGWQMLAVVPEQSVAKPLLRWLAYQAHIVQAAGVELVEVGVFTLNPGYCRGQRLEPARLFQLQTVTSAVAHASREMAEGLGRFAAAASRLAPDPESAAASSALPLGPHCEDGGDCPFKPRCWREHLPEHNVFHLYQLNRAKAFKLYQEGWAALHLLPRSLRTPRREAQLYAIQTRRPYVDRPALRQFLARLEYPLHCLDFETVSAAVPWMPGLQSFNLIPVQFSLTHVKAPNAAPEHETFLLAGQSDPRLPILDRLKAGLGRRGSILAYNAPFEQMVLGGLVRGQPAEESWYQSLAPRWVDLLEPFKNFYCYYAGQKGSCSLKDVLPAVTGKGYEDLAIQDGQQATRAWLRLIFDRLPDEESARLRLELKAYCRRDTEALVWLVQALQALV; translated from the coding sequence GTGACGCTGTTCAATGAAAACCACTTCGTTGCCGCGAGCCGGTGTCCCCGGGCGGTGTATTTGCTGACGCACGCAGCGCCAGCCACCTCCTTCGCCGTCATGGACCCGGATGAGCACCGGCGGGTGTTGCGACTGGCGGCGCCATTGATGCCCGGCCCCGTGGTCACCATTCAGGGGGAGCCGGAAGACCGCCTGCACCAAACCCGGCAGGGGCTTAAGGCGCATCAGGCCATGCTGGGCGCCACCCTGGCCCATGAGGGCTGGATGGCCGAGGTGGATTACCTGGGGCCGCATCCCCGGGGCGGCTGGCAGATGCTGGCCGTGGTGCCCGAGCAGTCGGTCGCCAAACCCCTGCTCCGGTGGCTGGCCTATCAGGCGCATATCGTGCAGGCGGCCGGGGTCGAGCTGGTGGAGGTGGGCGTTTTCACCCTCAACCCCGGCTACTGCCGCGGGCAGCGGCTGGAGCCGGCCCGTTTGTTTCAGCTCCAAACGGTCACTTCCGCCGTTGCCCACGCGAGCCGCGAGATGGCGGAAGGCCTGGGCCGTTTTGCCGCTGCCGCCAGCCGGCTGGCGCCAGACCCTGAATCGGCCGCTGCTTCCTCCGCGCTGCCGCTGGGCCCGCATTGCGAGGATGGGGGCGATTGTCCTTTCAAGCCCCGCTGCTGGCGCGAGCATCTGCCCGAGCACAACGTCTTTCACCTCTACCAGCTTAACCGCGCCAAAGCCTTCAAGCTCTATCAGGAGGGCTGGGCGGCTTTGCATTTGTTGCCCAGGTCCCTGCGCACTCCGCGCCGCGAGGCGCAACTTTACGCCATCCAAACGCGGCGCCCCTATGTGGACCGCCCGGCGCTGCGCCAGTTTCTGGCCCGGCTGGAATACCCTTTGCATTGTTTGGATTTTGAGACCGTCAGTGCCGCCGTGCCGTGGATGCCCGGATTGCAGTCGTTTAATCTGATCCCGGTGCAATTTTCGCTCACGCACGTCAAAGCCCCCAACGCGGCGCCCGAGCACGAAACCTTCCTCCTCGCCGGTCAAAGCGATCCCCGCCTGCCCATTTTGGACCGCCTGAAAGCCGGCCTCGGCCGGCGCGGCAGCATCCTGGCGTACAATGCCCCGTTTGAGCAAATGGTGCTGGGAGGCCTGGTGCGAGGGCAACCGGCCGAGGAGAGCTGGTACCAATCCTTGGCGCCGCGGTGGGTGGACCTGCTGGAGCCTTTCAAGAATTTTTATTGCTACTACGCCGGGCAGAAGGGGAGCTGCTCGCTCAAGGACGTGCTGCCCGCGGTCACCGGCAAAGGCTACGAGGATTTGGCCATCCAGGACGGGCAGCAGGCTACGCGGGCCTGGTTGCGGCTGATCTTTGACCGGCTGCCGGACGAAGAATCCGCCCGGCTGCGGCTGGAATTGAAGGCGTATTGCCGCCGGGACACCGAAGCCCTGGTGTGGCTGGTGCAGGCGCTGCAGGCGCTGGTGTGA
- a CDS encoding adenylate/guanylate cyclase domain-containing protein codes for MFWRWLKPVPLLTTLSIVVVVTVLRLLVHSPLFPNWRFLMSIEEDAFDWRMRGLYRSQPPVASNLAAVFIDDETLKILNERYGFSWPLPRQLYGRLVRELTAQGAKVIGFDILFDSAHPRHPSTDVKLPDGRVVGSDEFFAEALQAAGPRVILAVMGETRLEPDTGQVIWQPLLPNPRFTNGVRLAHIMSEADPDGITRRAVAFHEDTSPARSGRYWMLGLMMAATELGMDLSQAEVAPGRITLRPAAGAPRALQVDDRRRFLVNWSMTWNDPRLTKVSLEEVLDMDAARQAGQPVTNAVFKDKLVVVGSIGTGNNLSDIGATPLSKETFLVSKHWNLASQLITHRLLREAPLGVEIALIVVMSFAGFILTWVARPWLATAAVIATLAAYLALSYVVFVRGLYVLPVATPLLGALLSCHFAAMAYRVVFEQKEQRRIKGIFSKVVAPSIVNELLESEHLALGGAQRRVTVYFADVRGFTQYTDEVQRQAQEYVRQQGLSGQAATDYMDARAEELLATVNLYLSTVAGIIKEHGGTLDKYMGDCVMAFWGAPQPNPRHAASCVRAAIAAQSAIHRLNQERGRENERRLQENVRRAAAKLPPLPLLPLLKLGSGINTGTVTVGLMGSEEHLFNYTVFGREVNLASRLEGISGHGKIIIGAGTYEDLKRDDPPLAALCIPLSPVQVKGFQEPVVIYEVRWKPEEAPSKAAA; via the coding sequence GTGTTTTGGCGATGGCTCAAGCCGGTGCCGCTGCTCACCACGCTCTCGATTGTGGTGGTGGTCACCGTGTTGCGCCTGTTGGTCCACAGCCCCCTCTTCCCCAACTGGCGTTTCCTCATGTCTATCGAGGAGGACGCCTTCGACTGGCGGATGCGCGGCCTCTATCGCTCCCAGCCGCCGGTGGCCTCCAACCTGGCCGCCGTCTTCATTGACGATGAGACGCTGAAAATCCTCAATGAACGTTACGGCTTTTCCTGGCCGCTGCCCCGCCAGCTTTATGGCCGGCTGGTGCGTGAACTCACCGCCCAGGGCGCCAAGGTCATCGGGTTTGATATCTTGTTCGACAGCGCCCACCCGCGCCATCCCAGCACCGATGTCAAACTACCCGATGGCCGCGTGGTGGGCAGCGACGAGTTTTTTGCCGAAGCGCTGCAGGCCGCCGGGCCGCGAGTCATCCTCGCCGTCATGGGGGAGACCCGCCTGGAGCCGGACACCGGGCAGGTCATCTGGCAGCCGCTCCTGCCCAACCCCCGCTTCACCAATGGCGTGCGGCTGGCGCACATCATGAGCGAGGCCGACCCCGACGGCATCACCCGCCGGGCCGTGGCCTTCCATGAAGACACCAGCCCCGCCCGCTCCGGGCGTTATTGGATGCTGGGGTTGATGATGGCCGCCACCGAGCTGGGCATGGACCTCTCGCAGGCGGAGGTGGCGCCGGGCCGCATCACCTTGCGCCCGGCAGCGGGCGCGCCGCGCGCGCTGCAGGTGGACGACCGCCGCCGCTTCCTGGTGAACTGGAGCATGACGTGGAATGATCCCCGCCTCACCAAGGTCAGCCTGGAGGAAGTGCTCGACATGGACGCCGCCCGGCAGGCCGGCCAGCCCGTCACCAACGCGGTGTTCAAGGATAAACTGGTGGTGGTGGGCAGCATCGGCACCGGCAACAACCTGAGTGACATTGGCGCCACGCCCTTGAGCAAGGAAACCTTTCTGGTCAGCAAACACTGGAATCTGGCCAGCCAACTGATCACCCACCGGCTCCTGCGCGAGGCGCCCCTCGGGGTGGAGATCGCGCTCATCGTGGTGATGAGCTTTGCCGGTTTCATCTTGACCTGGGTGGCGCGCCCCTGGCTGGCCACCGCCGCCGTCATAGCCACGCTGGCGGCCTACCTGGCCTTGAGCTACGTGGTGTTCGTGCGCGGCCTGTACGTGCTGCCGGTGGCCACGCCGCTGCTGGGGGCCTTGTTGTCCTGCCACTTTGCCGCCATGGCCTACCGCGTGGTCTTCGAGCAGAAGGAACAGCGCCGCATCAAAGGCATCTTCTCCAAGGTGGTTGCTCCTTCCATCGTCAATGAACTGCTGGAATCCGAGCATCTCGCGCTCGGCGGCGCCCAGCGGCGGGTGACGGTTTATTTTGCCGATGTCCGCGGCTTCACCCAGTACACCGATGAAGTGCAGCGCCAGGCCCAGGAATATGTGCGCCAGCAGGGGCTGAGCGGCCAGGCCGCCACGGATTACATGGACGCCCGCGCCGAGGAGCTGCTCGCCACGGTCAACCTCTACCTCTCCACCGTTGCCGGCATCATCAAGGAGCACGGCGGCACGCTGGACAAGTACATGGGCGATTGTGTGATGGCTTTCTGGGGCGCGCCGCAACCCAATCCCCGCCATGCCGCCAGTTGCGTGCGCGCGGCCATCGCCGCCCAATCCGCCATCCACCGCCTGAATCAGGAGCGGGGCCGCGAAAATGAACGGCGCCTGCAGGAAAACGTCCGGCGCGCCGCCGCCAAGCTCCCGCCGCTGCCGCTGCTGCCGTTGCTCAAGCTGGGCTCCGGCATCAACACCGGCACCGTCACCGTGGGCTTGATGGGCTCGGAGGAGCACCTTTTCAACTACACCGTCTTTGGCCGCGAGGTCAATTTGGCCAGCCGCCTGGAGGGCATCTCCGGCCACGGCAAAATCATCATCGGCGCCGGCACCTATGAGGACTTGAAACGGGATGATCCTCCGCTGGCCGCCTTGTGCATCCCCCTCTCGCCGGTCCAGGTCAAAGGCTTCCAGGAGCCGGTGGTCATCTACGAAGTCCGCTGGAAACCGGAAGAGGCACCCTCGAAGGCCGCCGCGTAA
- a CDS encoding glycoside hydrolase family 43 protein: protein MAPLMILRSYVFALLPVILGLSFVRAAETPAAPAPGPNTAFEPGKPWRDTQGQPIRSHAGGILEREGVYYWYGQEWAGRPSGVTVYRSRDLLNWEPLGLALRREVLPEEARERGVCERPKVLWNAKTRRYVMWMHLDNRAYTYAMAGVAVSEQPEGPFTFLEAFRPIRHDFGYPENDRCRQRELGNTFRDMNLFLDEDGQAYVFYASEDNRTLYVVRLNEAFTRPAEPVALGRTWARILVDQYREAPAPFKFRNKYYLFTSGCTGWNPNAADLSVANSLFGPWTSRGNPCVGPERHLTFRAQSTFVLPAPGQPPGSFIFMADRWEPKRLEQSTHVWLPFVLREDTVILEFRERWDFSIFATLTSGK, encoded by the coding sequence ATGGCACCACTCATGATTCTGCGCTCGTATGTCTTTGCCCTGTTGCCGGTGATTCTGGGCCTGAGTTTCGTCCGCGCGGCGGAGACGCCGGCGGCCCCGGCCCCGGGGCCCAACACCGCCTTTGAGCCGGGCAAACCCTGGCGGGACACCCAGGGCCAGCCCATCCGCTCGCACGCTGGCGGCATCCTGGAGCGCGAGGGCGTTTATTACTGGTACGGCCAGGAGTGGGCTGGACGCCCCAGCGGGGTGACGGTGTATCGCTCCCGCGATTTGTTGAACTGGGAGCCGCTGGGGCTGGCCCTGCGCCGGGAGGTGCTGCCCGAGGAGGCGCGCGAGCGCGGCGTGTGCGAGCGCCCCAAAGTCCTGTGGAATGCCAAAACGCGGCGTTACGTCATGTGGATGCACCTCGACAACCGCGCTTACACCTACGCCATGGCCGGCGTGGCGGTGAGCGAGCAACCCGAAGGCCCCTTCACCTTCCTGGAGGCGTTTCGGCCCATCCGCCATGATTTTGGCTACCCGGAGAACGATCGCTGCCGCCAGCGGGAGCTGGGCAACACCTTCCGCGACATGAATCTGTTTCTGGATGAGGACGGCCAGGCCTATGTGTTTTACGCTTCGGAAGACAATCGCACCCTGTACGTGGTGCGGTTGAACGAGGCGTTCACCCGCCCGGCCGAGCCGGTGGCCCTGGGCCGCACCTGGGCGCGCATCCTGGTGGATCAATACCGGGAGGCGCCCGCCCCGTTCAAATTCCGCAACAAATATTATCTTTTTACCTCCGGTTGCACGGGCTGGAATCCCAACGCCGCCGATCTCAGCGTGGCCAACAGCCTGTTTGGCCCGTGGACCAGCCGCGGCAATCCGTGCGTGGGGCCGGAGCGGCATCTGACCTTCCGCGCCCAAAGCACCTTTGTGCTGCCGGCGCCCGGCCAGCCGCCCGGCAGCTTTATTTTCATGGCGGATCGCTGGGAGCCCAAACGCCTGGAGCAGTCCACCCATGTTTGGCTGCCGTTCGTGCTGCGGGAGGATACGGTGATTTTGGAGTTTCGGGAACGGTGGGACTTTTCCATTTTTGCAACGTTGACGAGTGGCAAATGA
- a CDS encoding glycosyl hydrolase, which translates to MAGGLGAAAEPPGGASRPALPGTVAVRAEDFLNSLGLNSAISRRGERLTNTIQAARYLGVRWFRVGYESGIPVADLLTLHRETGVRFSYGLMSGGTNLARLLDGARQLAAAGALLAMEGNNEPNNWGVTYEGQRGGRTNSWLPVAKLQRDLYQAVKQDPILKSYPVWSISENGAQTDNVGLQFLTIPPGAGTLMPEGTRYADFANCHNYLTHPAWPGLHDNQTWIAADPGRGCRVDGLYVNYGRTWARGFIGYSEAELQTLPRVTTETGVTLQGPFTEEMQARLYLSLYLAQFKRGWKHTAIYLLRDRSDEGGNQTFGFYTPDYTPRRAAHYLHHLTTILADKPSNTPLGRLPYTLANPPPTVHDLLLQKSDGRFALVLWNERFTGGADTISVSFGLKAPAVGLYDPTVGTNVLQRWSNVTSLSLTLSNHPVILEVAGPLAPLR; encoded by the coding sequence ATGGCGGGCGGGCTGGGCGCCGCCGCCGAACCGCCCGGCGGAGCTTCGCGACCGGCCCTGCCCGGCACGGTGGCCGTCCGCGCCGAGGATTTTCTGAACAGCCTGGGCCTCAATTCCGCCATCTCCCGGCGGGGTGAACGCCTGACCAACACCATCCAGGCCGCCCGTTATCTGGGCGTGCGCTGGTTTCGCGTGGGTTATGAAAGCGGCATACCGGTGGCGGATCTCCTCACCCTCCACCGGGAGACCGGGGTGCGCTTCAGCTACGGTCTGATGAGCGGCGGCACCAATCTTGCCCGGCTCCTGGACGGCGCCCGCCAGCTTGCCGCCGCCGGCGCCCTGCTGGCCATGGAGGGCAACAACGAGCCGAACAACTGGGGGGTGACTTATGAGGGCCAGCGCGGCGGCCGCACCAATTCCTGGCTGCCCGTGGCCAAACTCCAGCGCGATCTCTACCAGGCCGTGAAACAGGATCCGATCCTGAAAAGTTACCCGGTGTGGAGCATCAGCGAAAACGGGGCCCAGACGGACAATGTGGGCCTCCAGTTTCTCACCATACCGCCCGGGGCGGGCACCTTGATGCCGGAGGGCACGCGCTATGCCGATTTTGCCAACTGCCACAACTACCTCACCCATCCCGCCTGGCCGGGTTTGCATGACAACCAGACATGGATTGCTGCCGATCCTGGCCGGGGCTGCCGCGTGGACGGGCTTTATGTCAATTACGGACGCACCTGGGCCCGCGGCTTTATCGGATATTCCGAGGCCGAGCTGCAAACGCTGCCCCGCGTGACCACCGAAACCGGCGTCACCCTGCAAGGCCCTTTTACCGAGGAAATGCAGGCGCGGCTGTATCTCAGCCTTTATCTGGCCCAGTTCAAGCGGGGCTGGAAACACACCGCCATCTACCTCCTGCGGGATCGGAGCGATGAAGGCGGCAATCAGACTTTTGGTTTCTACACCCCTGACTACACCCCCCGGCGTGCCGCCCATTACCTCCACCACCTTACCACCATCCTTGCGGATAAACCTTCCAACACCCCCCTGGGAAGACTTCCCTACACCCTCGCCAACCCCCCGCCCACGGTGCATGATCTGCTCCTGCAAAAAAGCGACGGCCGCTTTGCTTTGGTCCTCTGGAATGAACGCTTCACCGGCGGGGCCGATACGATCAGCGTCAGTTTCGGCCTCAAGGCTCCGGCCGTCGGGTTGTACGATCCCACCGTGGGGACGAATGTCCTGCAGCGATGGAGCAACGTCACCTCCCTTTCGCTCACCCTCAGCAACCATCCGGTGATCCTGGAAGTGGCCGGGCCTCTGGCGCCTCTCCGCTAA
- a CDS encoding Gfo/Idh/MocA family oxidoreductase: protein MSKFFKVYGAASAQSRRNFLKYTGLATGALLAAPSFLRAQNVNNRIRVACIGVGGKGDSDANSAANKEWGGDIVAICDVDRNRLEAKAKQFPNAKKYKDFRKMLEEMEKEIDAVTISTPDHVHGLATVMALKMKKHVYTQKPLVQTVYEARVVRQLVQKNPNLATQMGNQGSAESGLRRAVEVIQAGVIGPVRELHVWSNRPIWPQGIPRPQGEDPVPEWLDWDLWLGPAQFRPYKRDVYHAFNWRGWYDFGTGALGDMACHTVNMPFRALKLGYPTVIECEETSQLFPETFPKTSRIRFEFPKREDMVPLKFWWYDGNPGDKNTPALRPPAELTKDIVALRGSLPGSGCLLVGDKGQIFSPDDYGARFYIKLKDEAEFKSGNDHEACKAVPQTIPRSPGHDREWFEMMRDPKKKAYSNFEIAAYLTEIILLGCIALRHGVKQPIQWDGKAARARNAKVDHLVKRDYRKGWELPA from the coding sequence ATGAGCAAATTTTTCAAAGTCTATGGGGCCGCGTCTGCCCAGTCGCGGCGTAACTTCTTGAAGTACACCGGTCTGGCCACCGGGGCCTTGCTGGCCGCGCCCAGCTTCCTGCGGGCGCAAAACGTCAACAACCGCATTCGCGTGGCCTGCATTGGCGTGGGGGGCAAGGGCGACAGCGATGCCAACAGCGCCGCCAACAAGGAATGGGGCGGGGACATCGTGGCCATTTGCGATGTGGATCGCAACCGGCTGGAAGCCAAGGCCAAACAATTCCCCAATGCCAAAAAGTACAAGGACTTCCGGAAGATGCTGGAGGAGATGGAGAAGGAGATTGATGCGGTGACCATCTCCACGCCCGATCATGTGCACGGGCTGGCCACGGTGATGGCGCTCAAGATGAAGAAGCACGTGTACACCCAGAAGCCGCTGGTGCAGACGGTGTACGAGGCCCGGGTGGTCCGCCAGTTGGTGCAGAAGAATCCCAACCTGGCCACCCAGATGGGCAACCAGGGCAGCGCGGAAAGCGGTCTGCGCCGCGCCGTCGAAGTCATCCAGGCCGGTGTGATCGGCCCCGTCCGCGAGCTGCATGTGTGGTCCAACCGCCCCATCTGGCCGCAGGGCATCCCCCGGCCCCAGGGCGAAGACCCGGTGCCCGAGTGGCTGGATTGGGATTTGTGGCTCGGCCCGGCCCAGTTCCGTCCCTACAAGAGGGACGTTTATCACGCCTTCAACTGGCGCGGCTGGTATGACTTTGGCACCGGCGCGCTGGGTGACATGGCCTGCCACACCGTCAACATGCCCTTCCGCGCCCTCAAGCTGGGCTATCCGACGGTCATCGAATGCGAGGAAACCTCGCAGTTGTTCCCGGAGACCTTCCCCAAGACCTCGCGCATCCGCTTCGAATTCCCGAAGCGCGAGGACATGGTGCCGCTGAAGTTCTGGTGGTACGACGGCAACCCGGGCGACAAGAACACGCCTGCGCTGCGGCCGCCGGCGGAGCTGACCAAGGACATCGTGGCCCTGCGCGGCAGCCTGCCGGGCAGCGGCTGCCTGCTCGTCGGCGACAAGGGGCAAATCTTCTCGCCCGACGACTACGGCGCCCGCTTCTACATCAAGCTCAAGGACGAGGCGGAGTTCAAGTCGGGCAATGACCACGAGGCCTGCAAGGCGGTGCCGCAGACGATCCCGCGCTCGCCCGGCCATGACCGCGAATGGTTTGAAATGATGCGCGATCCCAAGAAGAAGGCCTACTCGAACTTTGAGATTGCGGCCTATCTGACGGAGATCATCCTGCTCGGTTGCATCGCCCTGCGGCACGGCGTCAAGCAGCCGATCCAGTGGGACGGCAAGGCCGCCCGCGCGCGCAACGCCAAGGTGGATCACCTGGTCAAGCGCGACTATCGCAAGGGTTGGGAATTGCCGGCGTAA